The nucleotide sequence TGACGGTGACGTCGCCATCCATCAGCTCGGCTTCGTCGAACTGCGTCAGTGCGGCCGTGGTCCCCTTGTCGGCCTTGTCGATCCGGATCGCCTTGAACGTTCCCACAGCGGCACTCCCTGCGCTCTTGAAGTTTCAGCCATGTTTAGCCGATCGGATCGGACGTGCAACTCAGGTGGCGGGCACCGCCCGCGCCACCGGCTTCTCGACGATCGGCAGGTTGATCAGCGCCGAGAGCACGCCGAACAGGATCGAGAGCCACCAGATCGGCGTGTAGGAGCCATAGCGCTCGAACACGATGCCGCCGAGCCAGACGCCGAGAAAGCCGCCGACCTGATGGCTGACGAAGGCGAAGCCGTAGAGCGTGGCGAGCCAGCGCGTGCCGAACATGATTGCGACCAGCGAGGACGTCGGCGGCACGGTGGAGAGCCAGGCGAGCCCCGACACCGCTCCGAATGCGATCGCCGTGACGGGCGTGACCGGGAACGAGATGAAGGCGAGCGTGGCCAGCGCGCGGGTGAAGTAGATGAAGGACAGGATGTAGCGCTTCGGCAGCCGACTCTGCAGCCAGCCGACGCTGAGCGAGCCGATGATGTTGAACAGGCCGATCGCCGCGATCACCCAGCCGCCGGTCTGCGCGGACAGGCCGCGATCGACCAGGAACGCCGGCAGATGCACGGTGATGAAGGCGAGCTGGAAGCCGCAGGTGAAGAAGCCCAGGACCAGGAGCACGTAGGAGCGGTGGCCAAACGCCTCCATCAGCGCCGTCGTGAACGACTGCTGCTCGGCCTCGGTCGGCTTGGCCTCGGCTGCCGGCGGCGTCGCCACTGCAAGCGACAGCGGCAGGATGAACAACATCAGCGTCGCGAACACCATCAGCGCGCTCTGCCAGCCGAACTGGTCGATCAGCGCCACGCCGAACGGCGCGAACAGGAACTGACCGAGCGAGCCGGCGGCGGTGCCGGCGCCGAGCGCGAGGCCGCGCCGCTCCGGCGGCAACAGCTTGCTGAAGGCCGACAGGATGAGGTTGAACGAGCAGCCGGACAGGCCGAACCCGACCAGCACACCAGCCCCGATATCCAGCGACAGCGGAGACGTCGCGTAGCGCATCATCAGGAGCCCGCCGGCATAGAGCAACGCGCCGACGCAGATCACGCGCATGACGCCGAAGCGGTCGGCGATGGCGCCGGCGAGCGGCTGGCCGAGGCCCCACAGCAGGTTCTGCACGGCGACCGCGAGCGCGAACACGTCGCGGCCCCAGGCGAATTCGCGGCTCATCGGCTGCACGAAGAAGCCGAGGCTGGAGCGCGGACCAAAGCTGAGAAGCGCAATCGCGCAGCCGCAGACGATGATGACGAGCGGCGTGCGCCAGCCCTGGCTGCGGGAGGCCGTGCCGAGATCGCCTGCCTGTATCGACATGGATGGTCCTCCCCTGCTGCGCTGCGCATCGTCGGCGCATCCTCAGGGGTTAATGCATTTGCATTGAACTCCCAAGCTCAAAAGCAGGAACTCAGCCATGAAAAAAATCGATGACGCGTCGCATCATGACATCGCGTCATCCTGATGAGGTTCCATCGCTGAAACTCATGCAGCGCGTCATTATAGCGGGACTATTTCGATCGCGATGCGCGAGTGAGCGACGATGATTCACGCTGCGCGGGAGCGACCATCAGAACGGCCGCGATTTGTCGCCAAACACCTGTAAACAGCGACGGATGTCTCTGAAGAAGAGCTAACTGGTAGCTTGATACATATGCGCACCGAATGTGGAATTTGGACAGCATATGGACCACGACCAGATCGAAACGACGGGCGAAGTCGTGATCGTCGGCGCCAGCGTTGCAGGACTGTTCTGCGCGCTGAAGCTCGCACCGCAGCCGGTCATCTTGATCTCCGCGACCCCGCTCGGCGAGCCGGCGTTCGGCGCTACCATGCAGGCCGACATCGCAGCCGCCGTCTCTCCTGGCGACAGCCCGGAGTTCCATGCGGCCGACATGATTGCCGCCGGCGGCGGACTCGTCGACGAGGTCGCTGCGCTTGAGCTCGCTCGCGACGGTCTCGCCCGGATCGAGGATCTGCTGAGTCTCGGCGTTGCGTTCGATCGTGACTCTAAAGGCGGATTGGCGACGTCGCGAGCGGCGGCGCATGCGGCGCGGCGGATCCTCAGCGTCCGCGGCGATTTCACCGGACAGGCCATAATTGCCGCGCTGACCGAGGCCGTGCGCGCGACGCCATCGATCCGCGTGATCGAGGGACATGTCGCCGACACGTTGCTGACCGAGAGCGGCGCCGTCTGTGGCCTGCAGTTGCGCAAGACCGGCGACAATGCGGCCGCGCCGGTGGTGATGGCCACGCGGGCGGTCGTGCTCGCGACCGGTGGCGTCGGACATCTGTTCGCCGCGACCACCAATCCCGACCACGCCAACGGCACCGGCCTTGCCGTCGCCGCGTGCGCCGGCGCCGTGATCGCCGACCCCGAATTCGTGCAGTTCCATCCGACGGCGATGATGACGGGGCATCAGCCGTCACCGGTGATCAGCGAGAGCCTGCGCGGCGCCGGCGCGATCCTGGTCAACCGGCGCGGCCAGCGCTTCATGCTGCCGCGCCATCCGCTAGTCGATCTCGCGCCGCGCGATACGGTCGCGCGCGGCATCCTGGCGGAGATCGCAGCCGGACGCGGCGCGTTCCTCGATGCGCGAGACGTGCTCGATGACGATGTCGCCGAGCGCTATCCTATGCTGCACCGGGCCTGCGCGGCTGCCGGGCTCGACCCGACCCGGCAGCCGATTCCGGTGGCCCCGGCGGCGCATTTCCACATGGGCGGCATCGCGGTGGATCGCCGCGGCCGCAGCTCCATCGACGGGCTGTGGGCGGCGGGGGAAACGGCCGCGACCGCCACCGATGGCGCCAACCACATTGCCGGCAACGCGCTGCTCTCCGCCTTGGTGTTCGCCAACCGGATCGCCGACGACATCTCCGGCCGCGCCTTTGCGACCTGCCCTGCCCTGCAACACGTCGCCTTCGCGGAGCCCGCCGGCGCCGATTCCACGCTGAACATCCGGATGCTGCGCGAGATCATGACCAGCCAGGTCGGCGTGATCCGCGACGAGGAAGGGCTGGCCGAGGCCATCAGCACGATTGCGAAGCTCGAGCGCGACAGCGTCGATCCGGCGCTGCGCAACATGGCGACGGCGGCGCTGCTGATCGCGACCGCCGCCTGGAGCCGGCGCGAAAGCCGCGGCGCGCATTGCCGTGCCGATTGCCCAGCGGAGAACCCGAGCTTCGCGCAGCGGACCATGACCACGCTCGCCGCCGCGCGCGAGATCGCCGATGAACTCGCGGCGCGGCCGCCGGCGCGGCTGCCGCGGTCGCTCAGCGCATAGCGCGAAGGTCGAACTAGCGCCGCGTCCAGTTCGGATTGATCTCGGCTTCGCTCTTGGCGGCTTCGGTGAGCTCGGCCGAAATGGCCGCGGTCTGTTGCGGCGTGCCCCAGCTCGGCGCGTCGCTGCCGTCGCCCCAGCGCTTCGGCCGATAGAAGGTGTGGACCCCGAACTTGTACATGCGCTTCATCTCGGCGACCCAGGATGGCCGCACCCAATAGGCATGGTAGTGCGTCGACTTGCCGACCTCGGGCAGCCAGATCAGGCCGTCGAGCATGGCCTTGGCGATCTTCTTGGCGCGGTCCCACATCTCGGGCTCGCGAACCACATCCGCAACGTTGTCGCAGGCGAAGGTGAACTGACAGGCGAAGTGGCGGTACTTGTTCTGGTAGACGACGCCGCACACCGTGGTCGGATAGTAGCCGGAGAACGCGCGGTTCAGCACCACCTGCGCCACCGCGATCTGCCCGCGCACGGCCTCGCCGCGGGATTCGAAATACACGGCTTCGGCGAGGCACTTCTCGGACTTGAAGCGCGCCTTGTCGTCGGTGAGGCCCAGGCGCTCCGCCGGAGTTCGCGCGCGCTGATTGTCAGTGTTGACCTCGCCCTTTGGCGCGATGCTCTCGCCGCCGTCGCCGGACTTGGTGAGGTCCTTGGTGAGGTCCTTGGCGAGATCCTCCGCAGGCTGCGACAACGCCGCCATCGGCTTGAGGTCCGGATCCGGCATCACGATCAGCGGCGCTTCGCCCGGCTGCCAGGTTTCCATGCTGCCGGCGACGCCGCCGAGCGAGGTCGTGCCGAAATACAGATTCGCGGTCTTGATGTTGAGGCCGTCGACGCCCGAAGCGCTGTCGGTCGGCGCGTCGGTCGCCGGCTTGAGCTCGCCCGACGGACGCGCGTCCGGCTTGGAAGCGTCGTACTGCGACAGCGGCGGCGCGCTCAACGCTTCCTGCAATTCGGGATCGAGTGCAGCGCGCGGCGCCGGCGCTTCAGTCGGAGCTTCGCTTGTCTTGGCGCCGAACACCGATGAGTTCGAATCGGGCGTGACCGGCGCTGACGGCGCGGGCTCCGTCGGTGCGGCCTCGACGGGCTCGGCGGTCTCGCTCGATGGCGCCGGCGTCGGCGGACGCACGACGAGACGATCGCCCTTCAGCGTGCGATCGACCTTGGGAAAATCGGAGGACTGATAGCGCGGCGGCACCTGCAGCGCCGGATTGCGCGGCGTCGTGCTGCCGGTGATGTCGAGGCCGCGGCCGCTGAGGCTCGCCAGGCGAATGCCGCCCTGCGGCGTCGAGGTTCCGATCGGAAGCCCGAAGCTGTAGGTGGCGACCTGAACGGAGGCCGCAGCCGAGAACACACGCTTCTGCCAGCGCTCGGCGACGCCCGGCTGGCGGGCGAGCTGAGAAGCGATGTCTTGATACCCGGTCTCTGTCGGCATCAGAGCGAAGACGCAGAGACCGATTCCGAAGGACGCGACACGCGCGCCCTTCGGACCGGGACGCAGAACTAACATCGATACGCTCAACGCAACGCTACGCTACTCACTCGACCGAACGACAGTGCTTCCGTGCAATTCGATCTGTCATGTTCGTATCGGGTTTAGGTTGCCGAGGAGTTAACCCGCGTTGCATGTTTGAAACATGCAAGCGGCGAGGTTGTGCGGCACGCTGCGATCGATCTGCGTGGTAAACAGCGGGGTGACGAGAGTGGTGAAGATTGTGTCAACGAACGCGGTGAATGAATTTCTGACGCGTCGATCGAATCGATGCGTCGCTGCGAGATGTTCGTAGGTGGAACATTGCGACGTGGAAGATTGGGCGGCAGCATTGGCCGTGGCGATGACGATGATACGTAGAGGCGCAATGGGCCTTTTTTCTTGGTCGATACAGCCTGCGCGTTGCTGAGCTAGCGCGCGCTGAGCGGAAGGTGGGCTCCCTCTCCCCGTTCTTCACGGGGAGAGGGTTGGGGTGAGGGGCAGACGCACGGGAAGTGTTCGTGGTGAGACCTGTACCCCCTCACCCGGATTGCATCTGACGATGCAATCCGACCTCTCCCCGCAAGCGGGGCGAGGTGCACCGAGCGCGCCGCGCGCGCATCCACCAGCCAAACGAAAAAGGCCGGCAACTCGTGCCGGCCCTTATCAGCTCAAATCAATCCCAGCCGCATCACGCCTGGCTGGCGATCTCCTTGCCGAGTGCGGATTGGGCGGCGGCGAGGCGGGCGATCGGGACGCGGTAGGGCGAGCACGAGACGTAGTTCATGCCGACCTTGTGGCAGAACGCGACGGAAGCGGGATCGCCGCCATGCTCGCCGCAGATGCCGACCTTGAGCCTGGGCCGCGTGGCGCGGCCCCGCGCGACGCCGATCTTGACGAGCTCACCGACGCCGTCGCGGTCGATCGAGATGAAGGGATCGATCTCGAGGATGCCCTTGGCGACGTAGGCGCCGAGGAAGCTGCCGGCGTCGTCGCGGCTGATGCCGTAGGTCGTCTGCGTGAGATCGTTGGTGCCGAACGAGAAGAACTCCGCGGCCTCCGCGATCTGGCCGGCCATCAGCGCGGCGCGCGGCAGCTCGATCATGGTGCCGACCTGGTACTCCAGCTCGGCGCCGGTCTCGCGGATCACGGCCTGCGCCATCGCGTCGATGCGCGCCTTGACCAGGTCGAACTCGGCCTTGGTCGCGATCAGCGGCACCATGACCTCGAGGCCAACCGCCTCGCCGGTGCGCTTCTCGGCCTCGACCGCGGCCTCGAAGATTGCGCGCGCCTGCATCTCGGCGATCTCCGGATAGGCGATCGCGAGACGGCAGCCGCGGAAGCCGAGCATCGGGTTGAACTCGGAGAGCTCGCGGGCGCGATCGGCCAGGCGGCGCGGATCGGTGTTCATCGCGCGCGCGACCTCTTCCACCTCGGCCTGGGAATGCGGCAGGAACTCGTGCAGCGGCGGATCGAGCAGACGGATCGTAACCGGCAGACCCTTCATGATCTCGAACAGCTCGACGAAGTCGGCGCGCTGCATCGGCAAGAGCTTGGCAAGCGCCGCACGGCGCTCCTGCTCTTCTTCCGACAAGATCATCTCGCGCACCGTGCGGATGCGGGTCTCCTCGAAGAACATGTGCTCGGTGCGGCACAGGCCGATGCCCTCGGCACCGAACTTGATCGCGGTGCGCGCATCCTCCGGCGTGTCGGCATTGACGCGCACGCCGGTCTCGCGCACGGCATCCGCCCAGCCCATCAGGGTGCCGAACTCGCCGGACAGCTCCGGCTCGATCATCGGCATGCGGCCGGCGAGCACCTGGCCGACCGATCCGTCGATGGTGATGACGTCGCCGGTCTTGAAGGTGCGGCCGCCGATGCTCATCGTGCCGCGGCCGTAGTCGACGCGGATGGTGCCGCAGCCGGAGACGCAGGGCTTGCCCATGCCGCGCGCGACCACCGCCGCATGCGAGGTCATGCCGCCGCGGGTTGTCAGGATGCCTTCCGCGGCGTGCATGCCGTGGATATCCTCCGGCGAGGTCTCGATGCGGACCAGGATGACCTTGCGGCCGTCGGCCTGCAGCTTGGTCGCCTCGTCCGAGGAGAACACGATCTCGCCGGACGCCGCGCCCGGGGAGGCCGGCAGGCCGGTTGCGACCACGTCGCGCTTGGCGGCGGGATCGATGGTCGGATGCAGCAGCTGATCGAGCGAGGCTGGGTCGACGCGCAGCACGGCGTCGTTCTCCGAGATCAGGCCCTCATTGGCGAGCTCGACGGCGATGCGCAGCGCCGCCTTGGCGGTGCGCTTGCCGCTGCGGGTCTGCAGCATCCACAGCTTGCCGCGCTCGACCGTGAACTCCATGTCCTGCATGTCGCGGTAGTGCTTCTCGAGCAGCGTGTAGATCCGCGTCAGCTCGTGGAAGGCGTCGGGCATCGCGACTTCCATCGAGGCCTTGTCGGAGCCGGACTCAATGCGCGCGTCCTCGGTGATGTCCTGCGGGGTGCGGATGCCGGCGACGACGTCCTCGCCCTGCGCGTTGATCAGGAACTCGCCGTACAGCTTGCTCTCGCCGGTCGAGGGATTGCGGGTGAAGGCGACGCCGGTCGCCGAGGTGTCACCCATGTTGCCGAACACCATCGCCTGGACGTTGACGGCGGTGCCCCAGGATTCCGGAATGTCGTGCAGCTTGCGATAGGTCACCGCGCGCGCATTCATCCAGGATGAGAACACGGCGCCGATCGCGCCCCACAGCTGGTCATGCGGGTCCTGCGGGAAGTCCTTGCCGGTCTCGGTGGCGACGGCCTCCTTGTACTTGCCGACCAGCATCTCCCAATCCTCCGACGAGAGATCGGTGTCGAGCTGGTAGCCCTGGCTGTCCTTGAAGCTGTCGAGGATGTCCTCGAAATGATGGTGCTCGAAGCCGAGCACGACATCCGAATACATCGTGATGAAGCGGCGGTAGCTGTCGAAGGCGAAGCGGCGGTCGCCGGACAGCGACGCCAGCGCTTCAACCGTCTGGTCGTTGAGGCCGAGGTTGAGCACGGTGTCCATCATGCCCGGCATCGAGGCGCGGGCGCCGGAGCGCACCGACACCAGCAGCGGGTTTTCCGGATCGCCGAACTTCTTCCCCGTCAGCTTGCCGATGTAGTCGAGCGCCTTGTCGACCTGCGATTGCAGCTCCTTCGGATAGGTCTTGTCGTTGGCGTAGAAGTAGGTGCAGACCGAGGTCGGGATGGTGAAGCCCGGAGGCACCGGCAGGCCGAGATTGGCCATCTCGGCGAGGTTCGCGCCCTTGCCGCCGAGCAGATCGCGCAGACCGGCCTTGCCCTCGGCCTTGCCGTCGCCGAAGGTATAGACCCACTTGTTCGGCTTGATCGCGGTCGCCGCGCTCTTGGCTGCAGGCTTCGCAGCGGCCTTTGCGACCGGCTTGGCAGCAACCTTGGCGGCGGTCTTCGCCGGCTTCTTCGGAGCGGTTTTCACTGGCGCCTTCGGCGCCGTCTTCGCAGCGGCCTTAGCGGGGGCCTTCGCAGCAGGCTTCGGCGCCGTCTTCAGCGCCTTGCGCGGCGGGGCGAGCGGAGCGGCCTTGGCCTTGCCCGGCTTAGAAGCCTTTGATTTCGCTGCGACTTTCTTAGACTTCGCTACCGCTTTGGCCATGAGATGGTTCGATCCGCAAATGGGAGGAGAAATCGCGCGCCTTACACCACTTTGGGCGCTGCGGCGCAAGCACAGAGGTTCCCGACCTTAGGGCTAGACCGCGTGAGGACTAGAAATGCAACCACTTCAGCAAGCCCATGCCGATCAGGCCGTTGAGGATCAGGAAGATCGCAACGATGAAGTTCAACAGGCGCGGCATGATCAGGATGAGGACTCCGGCGATCACGGACATGATCGGCGAGATGTGGGCAACGGTCAGATGCATCGACGGACTCTGAATGGATGGAGAGACGAGCAGCAGGCGATTCGATTGCGCGGACTTTATCCCGGCCGATCGTGGCGGAATAGGAGACGCACGGCGCGGGTTCCGGTTCCCCACCACGGGGAACTGCCGCGAAAATGCCTCGGGTTCCCCGGGGAACGATGACCATTGGCTCGCATTGGGAGGCAGGTACCGGCGCACATGCCGGTCTCTCACTCAGCGGATCAACATCGAAGGAGTCCTGCTCATGCGAACCCACATCACTCTTGCCGCCCTGGTGGCTGCACTCGTGATCCCGGCAGCGGTGCAGGCGCAGTCCTACACGGTCGGACGCGGCGTCGTCGTCGAGGATGACGCGCCTGTCATCACCGTGGAGCGGCGTCCGGAATTTCGCGAATACGTCGTCCGCGAGCGCGTTCCCAACTATGTGATCCCGGATCGCGTGGTTGTGGGGACCGTCCTGCCGGAGTCGGGTGTTACCTATTATGACGTTCCGGAGCGCTTCGGTGCGACACCTTATCGCTACACGGTAGTGAACGGCGAAACTGTTCTGGTCGAACCGCGATCGCGACGGATCATTCAGGTGGTTGAGTAGTTATCGAGACGCATTTGGTCGCCAACGCCCCCGCAAGCGGCCAGATGTAAAGGCCCTGCCCGGTCCCCCCCGCCGGGCGGGGCTTACTTTTTTCTTGCGACTGACCGCGCAGCAAACGAGTCTGCCAGTGACTGCGCCCTCTCCCCTTGTGGGAGAGGGCATGTAGGAAAGTGCAGCGAGCTCGGTTGGGTGAGGGGTCTCTCTCAACAAGCGTCGCTCGCGGAGAGAGACCCCTCACCCAACCGCATGCGTGGATGGGCCGCACATGCCCTCTCCCACAAGGGGAGAGGGCGCTGCATCTGACAGCAGCGTGCGCGCGGCTCAGCCCTCGATCTTCGAGAAGTCCGCGACCGCACGGGTCGCGCTGCGGATCTCGTTCAACAACTTCAAGCGGTTCTCGCGGATGGCGGCGTCGTCATCGTTGACCTTCACCTTGTCGAAGAACGCATCGACCGCCGGACGCAGCTTGGCCATCGC is from Bradyrhizobium sp. ORS 285 and encodes:
- a CDS encoding DUF1236 domain-containing protein, encoding MRTHITLAALVAALVIPAAVQAQSYTVGRGVVVEDDAPVITVERRPEFREYVVRERVPNYVIPDRVVVGTVLPESGVTYYDVPERFGATPYRYTVVNGETVLVEPRSRRIIQVVE
- a CDS encoding DUF3096 domain-containing protein; protein product: MHLTVAHISPIMSVIAGVLILIMPRLLNFIVAIFLILNGLIGMGLLKWLHF
- a CDS encoding cell wall hydrolase, which codes for MLVLRPGPKGARVASFGIGLCVFALMPTETGYQDIASQLARQPGVAERWQKRVFSAAASVQVATYSFGLPIGTSTPQGGIRLASLSGRGLDITGSTTPRNPALQVPPRYQSSDFPKVDRTLKGDRLVVRPPTPAPSSETAEPVEAAPTEPAPSAPVTPDSNSSVFGAKTSEAPTEAPAPRAALDPELQEALSAPPLSQYDASKPDARPSGELKPATDAPTDSASGVDGLNIKTANLYFGTTSLGGVAGSMETWQPGEAPLIVMPDPDLKPMAALSQPAEDLAKDLTKDLTKSGDGGESIAPKGEVNTDNQRARTPAERLGLTDDKARFKSEKCLAEAVYFESRGEAVRGQIAVAQVVLNRAFSGYYPTTVCGVVYQNKYRHFACQFTFACDNVADVVREPEMWDRAKKIAKAMLDGLIWLPEVGKSTHYHAYWVRPSWVAEMKRMYKFGVHTFYRPKRWGDGSDAPSWGTPQQTAAISAELTEAAKSEAEINPNWTRR
- a CDS encoding L-aspartate oxidase, which translates into the protein MDHDQIETTGEVVIVGASVAGLFCALKLAPQPVILISATPLGEPAFGATMQADIAAAVSPGDSPEFHAADMIAAGGGLVDEVAALELARDGLARIEDLLSLGVAFDRDSKGGLATSRAAAHAARRILSVRGDFTGQAIIAALTEAVRATPSIRVIEGHVADTLLTESGAVCGLQLRKTGDNAAAPVVMATRAVVLATGGVGHLFAATTNPDHANGTGLAVAACAGAVIADPEFVQFHPTAMMTGHQPSPVISESLRGAGAILVNRRGQRFMLPRHPLVDLAPRDTVARGILAEIAAGRGAFLDARDVLDDDVAERYPMLHRACAAAGLDPTRQPIPVAPAAHFHMGGIAVDRRGRSSIDGLWAAGETAATATDGANHIAGNALLSALVFANRIADDISGRAFATCPALQHVAFAEPAGADSTLNIRMLREIMTSQVGVIRDEEGLAEAISTIAKLERDSVDPALRNMATAALLIATAAWSRRESRGAHCRADCPAENPSFAQRTMTTLAAAREIADELAARPPARLPRSLSA
- the ppdK gene encoding pyruvate, phosphate dikinase — encoded protein: MAKAVAKSKKVAAKSKASKPGKAKAAPLAPPRKALKTAPKPAAKAPAKAAAKTAPKAPVKTAPKKPAKTAAKVAAKPVAKAAAKPAAKSAATAIKPNKWVYTFGDGKAEGKAGLRDLLGGKGANLAEMANLGLPVPPGFTIPTSVCTYFYANDKTYPKELQSQVDKALDYIGKLTGKKFGDPENPLLVSVRSGARASMPGMMDTVLNLGLNDQTVEALASLSGDRRFAFDSYRRFITMYSDVVLGFEHHHFEDILDSFKDSQGYQLDTDLSSEDWEMLVGKYKEAVATETGKDFPQDPHDQLWGAIGAVFSSWMNARAVTYRKLHDIPESWGTAVNVQAMVFGNMGDTSATGVAFTRNPSTGESKLYGEFLINAQGEDVVAGIRTPQDITEDARIESGSDKASMEVAMPDAFHELTRIYTLLEKHYRDMQDMEFTVERGKLWMLQTRSGKRTAKAALRIAVELANEGLISENDAVLRVDPASLDQLLHPTIDPAAKRDVVATGLPASPGAASGEIVFSSDEATKLQADGRKVILVRIETSPEDIHGMHAAEGILTTRGGMTSHAAVVARGMGKPCVSGCGTIRVDYGRGTMSIGGRTFKTGDVITIDGSVGQVLAGRMPMIEPELSGEFGTLMGWADAVRETGVRVNADTPEDARTAIKFGAEGIGLCRTEHMFFEETRIRTVREMILSEEEQERRAALAKLLPMQRADFVELFEIMKGLPVTIRLLDPPLHEFLPHSQAEVEEVARAMNTDPRRLADRARELSEFNPMLGFRGCRLAIAYPEIAEMQARAIFEAAVEAEKRTGEAVGLEVMVPLIATKAEFDLVKARIDAMAQAVIRETGAELEYQVGTMIELPRAALMAGQIAEAAEFFSFGTNDLTQTTYGISRDDAGSFLGAYVAKGILEIDPFISIDRDGVGELVKIGVARGRATRPRLKVGICGEHGGDPASVAFCHKVGMNYVSCSPYRVPIARLAAAQSALGKEIASQA
- a CDS encoding MFS transporter — encoded protein: MSIQAGDLGTASRSQGWRTPLVIIVCGCAIALLSFGPRSSLGFFVQPMSREFAWGRDVFALAVAVQNLLWGLGQPLAGAIADRFGVMRVICVGALLYAGGLLMMRYATSPLSLDIGAGVLVGFGLSGCSFNLILSAFSKLLPPERRGLALGAGTAAGSLGQFLFAPFGVALIDQFGWQSALMVFATLMLFILPLSLAVATPPAAEAKPTEAEQQSFTTALMEAFGHRSYVLLVLGFFTCGFQLAFITVHLPAFLVDRGLSAQTGGWVIAAIGLFNIIGSLSVGWLQSRLPKRYILSFIYFTRALATLAFISFPVTPVTAIAFGAVSGLAWLSTVPPTSSLVAIMFGTRWLATLYGFAFVSHQVGGFLGVWLGGIVFERYGSYTPIWWLSILFGVLSALINLPIVEKPVARAVPAT